A window of the Dioscorea cayenensis subsp. rotundata cultivar TDr96_F1 chromosome 14, TDr96_F1_v2_PseudoChromosome.rev07_lg8_w22 25.fasta, whole genome shotgun sequence genome harbors these coding sequences:
- the LOC120276133 gene encoding 60S ribosomal protein L5-like yields the protein MAFVKDQKTEAYFKRVEVRFKRRRAGKIDYQARIYLINQDKSKYNTPKYQFVVRFTNEDIIARIVSASIACDMVMAAAYAHELTCYGLEVGLTNYAAVYCTGLLVARCVLKMLEIYQGNVKVTGEDFSVEPAESRRPFRARLDIGLLRTTTGNCVLGALKGALDGGLDFPHSEKRFAGSKNDDKQLDAEAYRKYIFSGHVASYMRSLMEDEPEKDQSHFSAYLKKEFEADEIE from the coding sequence ATGGCTTTTGTGAAAGACCAGAAGACCGAGGCTTACTTCAAGCGTGTTGAAGTGAGGTTTAAGAGAAGAAGGGCTGGGAAGATTGATTATCAGGCTAGGATTTACCTCATAAATCAggataaaagtaaatataacaCTCCCAAATATCAATTTGTTGTTCGATTTACAAATGAGGATATCATCGCACGAATAGTATCTGCAAGCATTGCATGTGATATGGTCATGGCAGCAGCATATGCCCATGAGCTAACTTGCTATGGTTTAGAAGTTGGTCTCACTAACTATGCTGCAGTATACTGCACTGGCCTTCTTGTGGCCCGCTGTGTGTTGAAGATGCTTGAAATATATCAAGGAAATGTTAAGGTCACCGGGGAGGACTTTTCAGTGGAGCCAGCTGAGAGTAGGAGGCCATTCCGCGCTCGCTTGGATATTGGTCTTCTTAGAACCACCACTGGAAATTGTGTTTTGGGTGCTCTCAAGGGAGCATTAGATGGTGGTCTTGATTTTCCTCACAGTGAGAAGCGCTTTGCTGGTTCCAAGAATGATGACAAGCAACTTGATGCAGAGGCTTATAGGAAGTATATTTTCAGTGGTCATGTTGCCTCCTACATGAGGAGTTTGATGGAGGATGAACCTGAGAAAGACCAGTCACACTTTAGCGCCTACCTAAAGAAAGAATTCGAGGCTGATGAGATAGAGTAG